A genome region from Alistipes dispar includes the following:
- the era gene encoding GTPase Era: MHKSGFVNIIGNPNVGKSTLMNALVGERLSIITSKAQTTRHRIMGIVSGDDFQIVYSDTPGILKPTYKLQESMMKFVTGALTDADVILYVTDTVEQSERAAGIIDRINRSGIPTIVVINKIDLSTPAALDALVGKWQAEIPAARIVPVSAREGFNVEGVFRTILDLLPEGPAFYPKDTLTDKTLRFFASEIIREKILRFYDKEIPYCCQIEIESYREEPAIDRIAATIYVSRESQKGILIGHKGEKLKRVGQAAREDMEQFLQKKVFLQLFVKVSEDWRNDDRQLRRFGYELE, from the coding sequence ATGCACAAATCCGGCTTCGTAAATATCATCGGCAACCCCAACGTCGGGAAATCGACGCTGATGAACGCCCTCGTCGGCGAACGGCTCTCGATCATCACCTCCAAGGCGCAGACCACGCGCCACCGCATCATGGGCATCGTCTCGGGCGACGACTTCCAGATCGTCTATTCCGACACGCCGGGCATCCTCAAACCCACGTACAAATTGCAGGAGTCGATGATGAAGTTCGTCACGGGCGCGCTGACCGACGCCGACGTGATACTCTACGTCACCGACACCGTCGAGCAGAGCGAACGCGCGGCCGGGATCATCGACCGCATCAACCGCAGCGGCATCCCGACGATCGTGGTCATCAACAAGATCGACCTCTCGACGCCTGCGGCGCTCGACGCGCTGGTCGGGAAATGGCAGGCGGAAATTCCCGCGGCGCGGATCGTGCCGGTATCGGCCAGGGAGGGCTTCAACGTCGAGGGCGTGTTCCGGACGATTCTCGACCTGCTGCCCGAAGGCCCGGCCTTCTACCCCAAAGACACGCTCACGGACAAGACGCTGCGGTTCTTCGCCTCGGAAATCATCCGCGAAAAGATCCTGCGCTTCTACGACAAGGAGATACCCTACTGCTGCCAGATCGAAATCGAAAGCTACCGCGAGGAGCCGGCGATCGACCGCATCGCGGCGACGATCTACGTCTCGCGCGAGTCGCAAAAAGGCATCCTGATCGGCCACAAGGGCGAAAAGCTCAAGCGTGTCGGGCAGGCCGCGCGCGAGGACATGGAGCAGTTCCTCCAGAAGAAAGTGTTCCTGCAACTCTTCGTCAAGGTCAGCGAGGACTGGCGCAACGACGACCGCCAGCTGCGGCGCTTCGGTTACGAGCTGGAATAA
- a CDS encoding DUF5689 domain-containing protein, with the protein MQKFCFWKRTLLAAVMLTLGAGLGSCSDDDTNDDTTIPEIEVTQSLLFDCAETQTKELEIKLNGKIDWKIETNADWIETAPASGKGSATVKVTVPANETSRTGVITVTATGYMGITDEGKCTVKQTPGGVDEGPETNVAEIRSLVLENEPGGDETDLSDEIRAKSLQGIVVSDKGGGNQQPFIVNIADDTQEGGAGVALEISQSNNTFEPGDVIAVSLSDATAQLFNGLLQISTHNKPELVERIEPLDPVVITADKIGAYESQYVKIEHTQPEASESGTWNSSSNKGNVSMETLDGQSYKIRTIQNASFASEPIPTDKSGSIAGIAGIYNTTLQLSPRNIDDIQLTEERFTVTGSDATLEEVLAAEPGSTFSVKEATVIGHNEQGVLLQQGDARMYAFKGAAHGLEDGDIVTVTGKTESRNGLLQFGKGCSFDKTGHDDNPARPEPAVFSAAEIEAYMDAPEVKYVTYTGVVLVSGNYTNVEIEGTSVQGSLDYMSEDFKKKYNNHEVEITGWLFGSYKSYMYTIPAEVEDLGEYEEVVPEGAIYYSTFDKELASQTYGTGSSWPYLDQFDGWINHKGSGANDVTYDFKSMSVRANQSSKGDLSLYDGSGKNNIFFSTAPNHFTIEKIAVTDRNLQLSFGAQRYAQGASNAFLKSNFEVRVSQDGQTWSQALEYDFDVADDPGQWRLAKADFTLPEGVSTLYIKFVAVTSSVNRIDDVLLKAGNGGQQIVFGGSEEIEKSTIADVLAAPTDKKYAIEGQVIATHTKGFLVKDATGTILVFKKNHGTEIGDKVAVTGPTTEYGGMKQFDETSEIETLGKGSFTQPAPDKYSASDFDAYVKNPAIRYVEYVGTLTSYRDEIYQMHYNVLVDGTAVQGSVLYPNGDLNVEALVDREVKVTGYAIGVSGSTTKYLNTMTVSLEATEQETMPDESTALTVRELNEKLASATAGDKLKDLVAVKGYVAANNEGGNLYQVISLVDNTGEAKSGIIIKGEDHTEKTLPVGTKVVVSLRYAEYDNYQGLPQLLKATVFATEEKAEMKVPEITDAEAADYLGQYVTVKNLTPAKDAKTWVVDGKTTTTDFTGETGETIPARVTRYAEFADEKIAQKTANLTGVMEVYKGTYQLYPTSREDVAGFSEK; encoded by the coding sequence ATGCAAAAATTCTGTTTTTGGAAACGGACGCTCCTCGCGGCTGTCATGCTGACGCTGGGAGCGGGTCTGGGTTCGTGTTCGGACGACGACACGAACGACGACACCACGATCCCGGAGATCGAGGTGACGCAATCGCTGCTCTTCGACTGCGCCGAGACGCAGACCAAAGAGCTCGAAATCAAACTCAACGGCAAGATCGACTGGAAGATCGAAACCAACGCCGACTGGATCGAAACCGCCCCCGCGAGCGGCAAGGGTTCGGCGACGGTGAAAGTGACCGTTCCCGCCAACGAAACGTCGCGCACGGGTGTCATCACGGTAACGGCCACGGGGTACATGGGCATCACCGACGAGGGCAAATGCACCGTGAAGCAGACCCCGGGCGGCGTGGACGAAGGCCCTGAGACGAACGTGGCCGAAATCCGCAGCCTCGTGCTGGAGAACGAGCCGGGCGGCGACGAAACCGACCTGTCCGACGAAATCCGGGCCAAGAGCCTGCAAGGTATCGTCGTATCGGACAAGGGGGGGGGAAACCAGCAGCCCTTCATCGTCAATATCGCCGATGACACGCAGGAGGGCGGAGCAGGCGTAGCACTGGAAATCAGCCAGAGCAACAACACCTTCGAGCCGGGCGACGTGATCGCGGTTTCGCTCTCGGACGCCACGGCGCAGCTCTTCAACGGTCTGCTCCAGATTTCGACCCACAACAAACCGGAGCTCGTCGAGCGCATCGAACCGCTCGATCCGGTAGTCATCACGGCCGACAAGATCGGAGCGTACGAATCGCAGTACGTGAAGATCGAGCACACGCAGCCCGAGGCAAGCGAATCGGGCACGTGGAACAGTTCGAGCAACAAGGGCAACGTCTCGATGGAGACCCTCGACGGCCAGTCGTATAAAATCCGCACCATACAGAACGCTTCGTTCGCCTCGGAACCCATTCCGACCGACAAAAGCGGCTCGATCGCCGGTATCGCCGGCATCTACAACACCACGTTGCAGCTCTCGCCCCGCAACATCGACGACATCCAGCTCACCGAAGAGCGTTTCACTGTGACGGGCTCCGACGCCACGCTCGAAGAGGTGCTCGCCGCCGAACCCGGATCGACCTTCTCGGTGAAAGAGGCCACGGTCATCGGCCACAACGAGCAGGGCGTGCTGCTCCAGCAGGGCGACGCCCGCATGTACGCGTTCAAGGGCGCGGCTCACGGGCTGGAGGACGGCGACATCGTGACCGTGACGGGCAAAACCGAAAGCCGCAACGGCCTGTTGCAGTTCGGCAAGGGCTGCTCGTTCGACAAGACGGGCCACGACGACAACCCGGCCCGACCCGAACCCGCCGTCTTCTCGGCAGCCGAAATCGAAGCCTACATGGATGCTCCCGAGGTGAAATACGTGACCTATACGGGCGTGGTGCTCGTGTCGGGCAACTACACCAACGTCGAAATCGAGGGGACCTCGGTCCAGGGAAGCCTCGACTACATGAGCGAAGACTTCAAAAAGAAATACAACAACCACGAGGTCGAGATCACCGGCTGGCTCTTCGGCTCCTACAAGAGCTACATGTACACCATCCCGGCAGAGGTCGAAGACCTGGGCGAATACGAGGAGGTGGTTCCCGAAGGGGCCATCTATTACAGCACGTTCGACAAGGAACTGGCCTCGCAGACCTACGGAACCGGTTCGTCGTGGCCCTACCTCGACCAGTTCGACGGATGGATCAACCACAAGGGTTCGGGCGCAAACGACGTGACCTACGACTTTAAGAGCATGTCGGTACGCGCCAACCAGTCCTCGAAGGGCGACCTTTCGCTCTACGACGGTTCGGGCAAGAACAACATCTTCTTCAGCACCGCACCCAACCATTTCACGATCGAAAAGATCGCCGTGACGGACCGCAACCTGCAGCTCTCGTTCGGCGCGCAGCGGTATGCGCAGGGCGCGTCCAACGCCTTCCTCAAATCCAACTTCGAGGTGCGCGTCTCGCAGGACGGCCAGACTTGGTCGCAGGCGCTCGAATACGACTTCGACGTGGCCGACGATCCGGGCCAGTGGCGTCTGGCCAAGGCCGACTTCACGCTGCCCGAAGGCGTATCGACGCTCTATATCAAATTCGTGGCCGTCACCAGCAGCGTGAACCGCATCGACGACGTGCTGCTCAAAGCCGGCAACGGCGGCCAGCAGATCGTTTTCGGCGGCAGCGAGGAGATCGAAAAATCCACGATCGCCGACGTGCTCGCCGCACCGACCGACAAGAAATACGCCATCGAGGGACAGGTGATCGCCACGCACACCAAAGGGTTCCTCGTAAAGGACGCCACGGGCACGATCCTCGTCTTCAAGAAGAACCACGGCACCGAAATCGGCGACAAGGTGGCCGTTACGGGCCCGACGACCGAATACGGCGGCATGAAGCAGTTCGACGAGACGAGCGAAATCGAGACGCTCGGCAAGGGCTCGTTCACGCAGCCCGCGCCCGATAAGTACTCGGCATCCGATTTCGACGCCTATGTGAAGAATCCCGCAATCCGGTACGTGGAGTACGTGGGTACGCTGACCTCCTACCGCGACGAAATCTACCAGATGCACTACAACGTGCTGGTAGATGGAACCGCCGTGCAGGGTTCGGTGCTCTACCCCAACGGCGACCTCAACGTGGAGGCGCTCGTGGACCGCGAAGTGAAGGTGACGGGATACGCCATCGGCGTCTCGGGATCGACGACCAAATACCTCAACACGATGACCGTATCGCTCGAAGCCACCGAACAGGAGACCATGCCCGACGAGAGTACGGCGCTGACGGTCAGGGAACTCAACGAGAAGCTCGCCTCGGCGACCGCAGGCGACAAGCTGAAAGACCTGGTGGCCGTAAAGGGTTACGTGGCGGCCAACAACGAGGGCGGCAACCTCTATCAGGTGATCTCGCTGGTGGACAACACGGGCGAAGCCAAGAGCGGCATCATCATCAAGGGAGAGGACCACACGGAAAAGACGCTGCCCGTGGGCACGAAGGTCGTGGTCAGCCTCCGGTATGCCGAATACGACAATTACCAGGGACTTCCGCAGTTGCTGAAGGCCACGGTATTCGCAACGGAGGAGAAGGCCGAAATGAAGGTCCCGGAGATCACCGACGCGGAAGCCGCCGATTACCTCGGCCAATACGTGACGGTGAAGAACCTGACGCCCGCCAAAGACGCTAAGACGTGGGTGGTGGACGGCAAGACCACGACGACCGACTTCACGGGCGAAACCGGCGAGACGATTCCCGCCCGCGTAACCCGCTACGCGGAGTTTGCAGACGAGAAGATCGCCCAGAAGACGGCGAACCTGACCGGCGTGATGGAGGTATATAAAGGAACCTACCAGCTCTATCCGACCAGCCGTGAGGACGTAGCCGGGTTCAGCGAGAAATAG
- a CDS encoding tetratricopeptide repeat protein: MSEKLRKLVVGILLAWALLCGVRAQAQYNREYFFWVGRSCMMNNDYQEAIRTLNTLLRFDEKAYEGYFLRGIAKYNLDDLLGAEADFSTAIRLNPVYTQAYTYRAITRSRLGNYDDALQDFREAIELRPDLPGPYYSRGVTRLLNQQFREAIDDFDMFIRQETKVADAYICRGLSYLHLKDTTRAYDNFNLAIRTNREDPNGYNRRGGLHLEQEQYEEAEADFNKAIRCDSNYLLSYFNRALVYNATNRPMQALADFDKVIRLDSTNSLTYFNRAMLRTQIGDYNRALEDYDRVALYSPNNVLVYYNRAGVYAQLGELEKAVADYTSAIDLYPDFANAYIYRGRLREVLRDPKGAKRDLETAQRKIAEYRSRLSDSTYSIYADTTQRFDRLLSFDSKFAGGSFDRITGHNGGREEMRLLPLFKFTLMRPDTAAAPNPYRLQRVEDFLARVGDDLLTLSCRESNIAPDSLLAIDRRRAEELKAGDASWITQFERGVSQALIKQYTNSVNTYTAAIDRNPSNPFLYFNRSTTRAEMIDFISSIDNSYQRITIDSDPANRLNNNSKRTYSYDEAVADLNKALKLFPDFAHAYYNRANLQALSGRLPEAFEDYTKAIGLNPSFAEAYYNRGIVQIFMKDTRKGCLDLSKAGELGITEAYEVLKRYAQTQD, encoded by the coding sequence ATGAGCGAAAAATTGCGGAAACTCGTCGTCGGAATCCTCCTTGCGTGGGCGCTGCTGTGCGGTGTCCGGGCGCAGGCACAGTACAACCGGGAGTATTTCTTCTGGGTCGGGCGGTCGTGCATGATGAACAACGACTACCAGGAGGCCATACGCACGCTCAACACGCTGCTGCGCTTCGACGAAAAGGCCTACGAAGGCTATTTCCTGCGCGGCATCGCCAAATACAACCTCGACGACCTGCTGGGCGCCGAGGCCGACTTCTCCACGGCGATCCGCCTCAACCCGGTCTATACGCAGGCCTACACCTACCGCGCCATCACGCGCTCGCGGCTGGGGAACTACGACGACGCCCTGCAGGATTTCCGCGAGGCGATCGAGCTGCGGCCCGACCTGCCGGGCCCCTACTACAGCCGCGGCGTCACGCGGCTGCTCAATCAGCAGTTCCGCGAGGCGATCGACGACTTCGACATGTTCATCCGGCAGGAGACCAAGGTGGCCGACGCCTACATCTGCCGGGGCCTGAGCTACCTCCACCTCAAAGACACCACGCGCGCCTACGACAACTTCAACCTGGCGATCCGCACCAACCGCGAAGACCCCAACGGCTACAACCGCCGGGGCGGGCTCCATCTGGAGCAGGAGCAGTACGAAGAGGCCGAGGCGGACTTCAACAAGGCCATCCGGTGCGATTCGAACTACCTGCTCTCCTACTTCAACCGCGCGCTGGTCTATAACGCGACCAACCGTCCGATGCAGGCCCTCGCCGACTTCGACAAGGTGATCCGGCTCGATTCGACCAACTCGCTGACCTACTTCAACCGCGCCATGCTGCGCACGCAGATCGGCGACTACAACCGCGCGCTGGAGGATTACGACCGCGTGGCGCTCTACTCGCCCAACAACGTGCTGGTTTACTACAACCGGGCGGGGGTTTACGCCCAACTGGGCGAGCTGGAGAAGGCCGTCGCGGACTACACCTCGGCCATCGACCTCTACCCCGACTTCGCCAACGCCTACATCTACCGCGGACGGCTGCGCGAGGTGCTGCGCGACCCGAAAGGGGCCAAGCGGGACCTGGAAACGGCGCAGCGCAAGATCGCCGAATACCGCTCGCGGCTGAGCGACAGCACCTACTCGATCTACGCCGACACGACGCAGCGCTTCGACCGCCTGCTGTCGTTCGACAGCAAGTTCGCGGGAGGCAGCTTCGACCGCATCACGGGCCACAACGGCGGACGCGAGGAGATGCGCCTGCTGCCGCTGTTCAAGTTCACGCTCATGCGGCCCGACACGGCGGCCGCGCCGAACCCCTACCGCTTGCAGCGCGTGGAGGATTTCCTCGCCCGCGTCGGCGACGACCTGCTCACGCTCTCGTGCCGCGAAAGCAACATCGCCCCCGACTCGCTGCTGGCCATCGACCGCCGGCGCGCCGAGGAGCTCAAAGCGGGCGACGCATCGTGGATCACCCAGTTCGAACGGGGCGTGTCGCAGGCGCTCATCAAGCAGTACACCAACTCGGTGAACACCTACACGGCGGCCATCGACCGCAACCCGTCGAATCCGTTCCTCTACTTCAACCGTTCGACCACGCGGGCCGAAATGATCGACTTCATCTCCTCGATCGACAACTCCTACCAGCGGATCACGATCGACTCCGACCCGGCGAACCGGCTCAACAACAACTCCAAACGCACGTACAGCTACGACGAGGCGGTGGCCGACCTGAACAAGGCGCTCAAGCTCTTCCCCGACTTCGCCCACGCCTACTACAACCGGGCCAATCTGCAAGCGCTCTCGGGACGGCTTCCCGAAGCGTTCGAGGACTACACGAAGGCCATCGGGCTGAACCCCTCGTTCGCCGAGGCATACTACAACCGCGGCATCGTCCAGATCTTCATGAAGGACACGCGCAAGGGCTGCCTCGACCTCTCGAAGGCCGGCGAGCTGGGCATCACGGAGGCCTACGAGGTGCTGAAACGCTATGCGCAAACCCAGGACTAA
- the ffh gene encoding signal recognition particle protein: MFENLTDKLERSFKILKGEGRITEINVAETLKEIRRALIDADVNYKVAKTFTDEVKQKALGQDVLKAVKPGQMMTKIVRDSLAELMGGTASDIRLDGTPAVVLIAGLQGSGKTTFSGKLASFIKSRKGRQVLLVAGDIYRPAAIDQLKVLGSQIGVEVYTEEGNRNPVEIAENAIRYARQKAFNVVIVDTAGRLAVDEAMMQEITAIKAAVKPSETLFVVDAMTGQDAVNTAREFNDRLDFDGVVLTKLDGDTRGGAAISIRSVVDKPLKFISNGEKMDALQVFHPERMADRILGMGDVVSLVERAQEQFDEEEARRLKKKLVKNQFNFNDFIAQIQQIKKMGNLKDLASMIPGMGKMLKNVDIPDDVFKQTEAIISSMTPAEREHPEIINARRRERIAKGSGTTMADVNRLMKQFEDTRKMMKAVAGGNMKMPRIPGRR; encoded by the coding sequence ATGTTTGAAAACTTAACCGACAAACTCGAACGGTCATTCAAAATACTCAAGGGCGAGGGCCGCATCACGGAGATCAACGTCGCGGAGACGCTCAAGGAGATCCGCCGCGCGCTCATCGACGCCGACGTCAATTACAAGGTCGCCAAGACCTTCACCGACGAGGTGAAGCAGAAGGCGCTGGGCCAGGACGTGCTCAAGGCCGTCAAGCCGGGCCAGATGATGACCAAGATCGTGCGCGACTCGCTGGCCGAACTCATGGGCGGCACGGCCTCGGACATCCGGCTCGACGGCACGCCGGCCGTGGTGCTCATCGCGGGTCTGCAAGGTTCCGGCAAGACGACCTTCTCGGGCAAACTGGCTTCGTTCATCAAAAGCAGGAAGGGCCGGCAGGTGCTGCTGGTGGCCGGCGACATCTACCGCCCGGCGGCCATCGACCAGCTCAAGGTGCTCGGCAGCCAGATCGGCGTGGAGGTCTATACCGAGGAGGGCAACCGCAATCCGGTGGAGATCGCCGAGAATGCGATCCGTTACGCCCGGCAGAAGGCCTTCAACGTCGTAATCGTCGATACGGCGGGCCGTCTGGCCGTGGACGAGGCGATGATGCAGGAGATCACGGCCATCAAGGCCGCGGTGAAACCCTCGGAGACGCTCTTCGTCGTGGATGCCATGACGGGTCAGGACGCCGTGAACACGGCCCGGGAGTTCAACGACCGGCTCGATTTCGACGGCGTGGTGCTCACCAAGCTCGACGGCGACACGCGCGGCGGTGCGGCGATCTCGATCCGTTCGGTGGTGGACAAACCGCTCAAATTCATATCCAACGGCGAGAAGATGGACGCCCTGCAGGTGTTCCACCCGGAACGCATGGCCGACCGTATCCTCGGCATGGGCGACGTCGTGTCGCTCGTGGAACGCGCCCAGGAGCAGTTCGACGAGGAGGAGGCCCGCCGCCTGAAGAAGAAACTCGTCAAGAACCAGTTCAATTTCAACGATTTCATCGCCCAGATACAGCAGATCAAGAAGATGGGCAACCTGAAGGACCTCGCCTCGATGATCCCCGGCATGGGCAAGATGCTCAAGAACGTGGACATTCCGGACGACGTCTTCAAACAGACCGAGGCGATCATCTCGTCGATGACCCCCGCCGAACGCGAACACCCCGAGATCATCAACGCACGGCGGCGGGAGCGCATCGCCAAAGGCTCCGGGACGACGATGGCCGACGTGAACCGACTGATGAAGCAGTTCGAGGACACGCGCAAGATGATGAAGGCCGTGGCGGGCGGCAACATGAAGATGCCCAGAATACCGGGCCGGCGATAG